The nucleotide window CAGGGGGTTCAGGTGTGTAGTGCATCCCGGCCTTGAAAATGTGCCGGACCTGTCGTGTCGCACTAATGTTCACAAGAGGATTGCCCTCGAGCAGGACGACATCCGCTTCCTTGCCCGGGGACAGGGTGCCCAGGCTGTCGGACCAACCCATCAGCTGGGCGCAGCTGACCGTCGCTGCCCGGAGCGTCTGCTCCGGCGTGAGCCCGATCTGCACCATCAACTCGAGTTCCAACGCCAGGTCGTGATGAAACACCCGCGGCGCACCGGTGTCTGTCCCGGTCGCGAATTTCACCCCCGCCTGCACCGCGCGCATGAAGTATTCCATCTTGCGGTCCCACACACGGTACGCACTCGCCACGAGCGTCGGAGCGAGCCCGATCTCGCCCCCCTCCCGGGACAGCTTCCAGTACGCCGCAAATGTCGGGACGATCCACACGTCGTGTTTGAGTAAGAGCTCGATGACGTCATCGGGCATCTCGGTCGCGTGCTCGATCGACTGCACGCCCGCCTTGACCGCCGCCCGGGTGACCCCCGCGGGGTGCGAGTGCACGGCCACCCACTTCCCGGCCCGGTGGGCCTCCTCGACCCCTGCCGCCAATTCCTCCGCCGTGTATTCCATCCGGAACGGGTCCTCCGTGGCCTGCATCACCCCACCGCTGGCGATCAGCTTGATCCCGTCGGCCCCCGCCGCCACCTGGGCCCGGACCGCCTCCCGCAGCGCCGCAGGGCCATCGACTTCTTCGCTCAACCCGCTCCCGTGGCCGCCGCTGTGGCCGAGCCATCGACCCGCCGCCTGCATTCGGGGGCCTGGAATCAGCCCAAGGTTGATGGCCTTCTTGAGCTGCAGATCGATGTGGGCGTGCGCCCCGACCTCCCGCCACATGGTGATGCCGGCATGGAGGGCGTTCCGCGCAAACGCCGCCGCCTGGATCGCCTTCAGCGTGTGGGGTTGGGCGGTCACCGGCCCGACGTCCATCGTGTGCATGTACCCGCTGAAATGCCCGTGCATCTGCCCCATCCCGGGGATGGCGGTCAACCCCCGCGCGTCGATCACCTCGTCCCCGCCGATCGCGACGGGCGACCGGAG belongs to bacterium and includes:
- a CDS encoding amidohydrolase family protein; this translates as MITINGCRIIPMDGPVIEQGAIQIEGTKVHAILRSPVAIGGDEVIDARGLTAIPGMGQMHGHFSGYMHTMDVGPVTAQPHTLKAIQAAAFARNALHAGITMWREVGAHAHIDLQLKKAINLGLIPGPRMQAAGRWLGHSGGHGSGLSEEVDGPAALREAVRAQVAAGADGIKLIASGGVMQATEDPFRMEYTAEELAAGVEEAHRAGKWVAVHSHPAGVTRAAVKAGVQSIEHATEMPDDVIELLLKHDVWIVPTFAAYWKLSREGGEIGLAPTLVASAYRVWDRKMEYFMRAVQAGVKFATGTDTGAPRVFHHDLALELELMVQIGLTPEQTLRAATVSCAQLMGWSDSLGTLSPGKEADVVLLEGNPLVNISATRQVRHIFKAGMHYTPEPPVPPLPW